The following are from one region of the Siniperca chuatsi isolate FFG_IHB_CAS linkage group LG21, ASM2008510v1, whole genome shotgun sequence genome:
- the stk19 gene encoding serine/threonine-protein kinase 19 isoform X1, with the protein MNRKRALISDTFKVKKIRNGTAKFGAVSNGDGPTDIKSTLEYLMTLFPRKLFNDTLPQIVLKHQLYSIHNDKTLVDKELNKLREQGELLMFQLGFDAEAFGLIFASDYKAKVLAGEEGRVTRATVEKFLEKVLSSCTDLSFSKDKMLREFLFTDSEITQLVKSGVLTVRDAGSWWLSIPNSGKFTKYFIQGRKAVLGMVKKSKYSEVLKAELEERRTTAHVKFHMKYHIHDIVGAELVQSIPTTSGTLLRFVDS; encoded by the exons ATGAACAGAAAACGGGCTTTGATTTCAGACACTTTCAAGgtgaagaaaataagaaatggcACAGCGAAGTTCGGAGCTGTCAGTAATGGAGATG GACCGACTGACATCAAATCCACCCTTGAGTACCTCATGACACTGTTCCCCAGGAAGCTCTTCAATGACACCTTGCCTCAAATTGTTCTTAAGCACCAACTCTACAGCATACACAATGACAAGACTTTGGTGGACAAGGAGCTG AATAAACTGAGGGAACAAGGAGAGCTGCTGATGTTCCAGCTTGGGTTTGATGCAGAAGCTTTCGGGCTGATTTTTGCTTCAGATTACAAGGCCAAAGTGCTGGCAGGGGAGGAGGGCAGAGTGACACGAGCCACAGTGGAGAAGTTCTTGGAGAAAGTGCTGTCGTCTTGCACAGATCTGAGCTTCAGCAAAGACAAGATGCTCAGGGAGTTCCTGTTCACAGACTCGGAGATAAC GCAGCTGGTTAAGTCAGGAGTCCTGACTGTGAGGGACGCAGGCAGCTGGTGGCTTTCCATCCCCAACTCCGGCAAATTCACCAAGTACTTTATACAAG GTCGTAAAGCAGTGCTCGGCATGGTGAAGAAGTCCAAATATAGTGAAGTCTTAAAGGCAGAGCTAGAGGAGCGGCGAACAACCGCACACGTGAAATTCCACATGAAATACCACATCCATGACATTGTTGGTGCAGAGCTGGTACAGAG CATACCCACAACTTCAGGGACATTGTTGCGATTCGTTGATTCATGA
- the stk19 gene encoding serine/threonine-protein kinase 19 isoform X2, which produces MTLFPRKLFNDTLPQIVLKHQLYSIHNDKTLVDKELNKLREQGELLMFQLGFDAEAFGLIFASDYKAKVLAGEEGRVTRATVEKFLEKVLSSCTDLSFSKDKMLREFLFTDSEITQLVKSGVLTVRDAGSWWLSIPNSGKFTKYFIQGRKAVLGMVKKSKYSEVLKAELEERRTTAHVKFHMKYHIHDIVGAELVQSIPTTSGTLLRFVDS; this is translated from the exons ATGACACTGTTCCCCAGGAAGCTCTTCAATGACACCTTGCCTCAAATTGTTCTTAAGCACCAACTCTACAGCATACACAATGACAAGACTTTGGTGGACAAGGAGCTG AATAAACTGAGGGAACAAGGAGAGCTGCTGATGTTCCAGCTTGGGTTTGATGCAGAAGCTTTCGGGCTGATTTTTGCTTCAGATTACAAGGCCAAAGTGCTGGCAGGGGAGGAGGGCAGAGTGACACGAGCCACAGTGGAGAAGTTCTTGGAGAAAGTGCTGTCGTCTTGCACAGATCTGAGCTTCAGCAAAGACAAGATGCTCAGGGAGTTCCTGTTCACAGACTCGGAGATAAC GCAGCTGGTTAAGTCAGGAGTCCTGACTGTGAGGGACGCAGGCAGCTGGTGGCTTTCCATCCCCAACTCCGGCAAATTCACCAAGTACTTTATACAAG GTCGTAAAGCAGTGCTCGGCATGGTGAAGAAGTCCAAATATAGTGAAGTCTTAAAGGCAGAGCTAGAGGAGCGGCGAACAACCGCACACGTGAAATTCCACATGAAATACCACATCCATGACATTGTTGGTGCAGAGCTGGTACAGAG CATACCCACAACTTCAGGGACATTGTTGCGATTCGTTGATTCATGA